The following are from one region of the Streptomyces tuirus genome:
- a CDS encoding ABC transporter substrate-binding protein translates to MGTNDQKRSLPHGLRLVALAGAAALTLTAGLATPLDPAPQQARAADDGKKVLTVAVAQSVDSLSPFLAVRLLSTSIHRLMYEYLTNYDPKDNHAIPGLATKWESSPDKLTWTYTIRDNSTWSDGEQATAEDAAWTFNKMMTDTGAATANGSYVGNFRKVTAPSPTELVIELKKPQATMAALDVPIVPKHVWEKVSDFSEFNNDKDFPVVGNGPFVLSGYKADSYVRLKANKDFWRGSPKFDELVFRYYKDQDAAVSALRKGEVSFVAGSPSLTPAQAESLKGADDIQVNDAPGRRFYALATNPGAKAKNGEKFGDGHPSLLDQRVRNALFRAVDREAIIDKVFRGHAVEGEGYIPPRFQDYFWKPSADRKLAYDPAEAARLLDQAGYKKNGDGKRVGKDGKPITYRVLCHATDPNDKAVGKYLQEWWGKLGIGVRLNCLDNVTDPWLAGKYDLAFDGWSVNPDPDFVLSIHTCGALPATPEETGATDNFICDKKYDELYARQLTEYDPAKRADIVKQMESRLYDLGYMNVMAYPNAVEAFRTDQIKSITTMPAKAGNIYGQDGYWSWWSAVPADSGGSSDNASSTGVVVGIVAGVVILGGLGAFAAMRRRATAEERE, encoded by the coding sequence ATGGGCACGAACGATCAGAAACGCAGCCTCCCGCACGGCCTCCGGCTCGTCGCCCTGGCCGGGGCCGCCGCGCTCACCCTCACCGCCGGTCTCGCGACCCCGCTCGACCCGGCTCCCCAGCAGGCCCGGGCGGCCGACGACGGCAAGAAGGTGCTGACCGTCGCCGTGGCGCAGAGCGTGGACTCGCTCAGCCCGTTCCTCGCGGTCCGGTTGCTCAGCACGAGCATTCACCGGCTCATGTACGAGTACCTGACCAACTACGACCCCAAGGACAACCACGCCATCCCGGGCCTGGCCACCAAGTGGGAGTCGTCGCCGGACAAGCTGACGTGGACGTACACGATCCGCGACAACTCCACGTGGTCGGACGGCGAGCAGGCCACCGCCGAGGACGCGGCGTGGACCTTCAACAAGATGATGACCGACACCGGCGCGGCCACGGCGAACGGCAGCTACGTCGGCAACTTCAGGAAGGTGACGGCCCCGAGCCCCACCGAGCTGGTCATCGAGCTGAAGAAGCCGCAGGCCACGATGGCCGCGCTGGACGTGCCGATCGTGCCGAAGCATGTCTGGGAGAAGGTCTCGGACTTCTCCGAGTTCAACAACGACAAGGACTTCCCCGTCGTGGGGAACGGGCCGTTCGTGCTGAGCGGCTACAAGGCCGACAGCTACGTACGGCTCAAGGCCAACAAGGACTTCTGGCGCGGGTCGCCGAAGTTCGACGAGCTGGTCTTCCGCTACTACAAGGACCAGGACGCGGCCGTGTCGGCGCTGCGCAAGGGCGAGGTGTCCTTCGTCGCCGGGTCGCCGTCCCTGACGCCCGCTCAGGCGGAGTCGTTGAAGGGCGCGGACGACATCCAGGTCAACGACGCTCCCGGCCGCCGCTTCTACGCCCTCGCCACCAACCCGGGCGCGAAGGCGAAGAACGGCGAGAAGTTCGGCGACGGCCACCCCTCCCTGCTGGACCAGCGGGTGCGCAACGCGCTGTTCCGGGCCGTCGACCGCGAGGCCATCATCGACAAGGTGTTCCGGGGCCACGCCGTCGAGGGCGAGGGCTACATCCCGCCCCGCTTCCAGGACTACTTCTGGAAGCCCTCCGCGGACCGGAAGCTGGCGTACGACCCGGCCGAGGCGGCCCGGCTGCTCGACCAGGCGGGGTACAAGAAGAACGGCGACGGCAAACGCGTCGGCAAGGACGGCAAGCCGATCACCTACCGCGTGCTGTGCCACGCCACCGACCCCAACGACAAGGCGGTCGGCAAGTACCTCCAGGAGTGGTGGGGCAAGCTCGGCATCGGCGTCCGGCTGAACTGCCTGGACAACGTGACCGACCCGTGGCTGGCCGGCAAGTACGACCTGGCGTTCGACGGCTGGTCGGTCAACCCCGACCCCGACTTCGTGCTGTCCATCCACACCTGCGGGGCGCTGCCGGCGACCCCCGAGGAGACGGGCGCGACGGACAACTTCATCTGCGACAAGAAGTACGACGAGCTCTACGCCCGGCAGCTCACCGAGTACGACCCCGCCAAACGGGCGGACATCGTCAAGCAGATGGAGTCGCGGCTGTACGACCTCGGGTACATGAACGTCATGGCGTATCCGAACGCGGTCGAGGCCTTCCGGACGGACCAGATCAAGTCGATCACCACCATGCCGGCGAAGGCGGGCAACATCTACGGCCAGGACGGCTACTGGAGCTGGTGGTCGGCGGTGCCCGCGGACTCCGGCGGGTCCTCCGACAACGCGTCGTCGACGGGGGTCGTGGTCGGGATCGTCGCGGGTGTGGTGATCCTCGGCGGGCTCGGCGCCTTCGCGGCGATGCGGCGGCGGGCCACCGCCGAGGAACGCGAGTAG
- the eccE gene encoding type VII secretion protein EccE: protein MASGTRARSGDRSRTRVASVSGQGPAQRPASPGVLHSRVRSGQVGAFRLQRLVLIEVAAAILLVGWVIDPVAVAPAAVLAGCLVLLAFVRRRGRSLPEWLATAQALRARQRRAASTPIPEGTEPGLAPAVECDPSLRTYTYSGRDRRPVGIVGDGTFVTAVLHVEAAAAALRAERNKQPLPLSLVHDALEVDGIRLESAQVVLHTQPAPAIHLPRQSVAVANYAPLQEQTGAPAVRITWIALKLDPELCAEAVAARGGGLVGAQRCVVRAADHLASRLTGSGFRATLLDEEQLISAIATSACANPLVTAEAGRTDARERRTEESGRNWRCDNRRHTTYWIRRWPALGGERAPSLPQLVALVTAVPTLATTFSLTLRQGERKEVSACGHLRVTGRGDDELVAARRAVQAAARHTGMGLSRLDREQVPGMLATLPLGGAR, encoded by the coding sequence ATGGCTTCCGGAACGCGCGCCCGGTCCGGTGACCGATCACGGACACGGGTTGCATCGGTGTCCGGGCAGGGACCGGCGCAGCGGCCGGCCTCGCCGGGCGTGCTCCACTCCAGGGTGCGTTCGGGTCAGGTCGGGGCGTTCCGGTTGCAACGCCTTGTCCTGATCGAGGTCGCGGCGGCCATCCTGCTCGTCGGATGGGTGATCGATCCCGTGGCCGTGGCGCCTGCGGCTGTCCTCGCCGGCTGTCTGGTCCTGCTCGCCTTCGTCCGTCGGCGCGGGCGTTCCCTGCCCGAGTGGCTGGCCACGGCTCAGGCGTTGCGTGCACGGCAGCGTCGGGCCGCGAGTACGCCGATTCCGGAGGGCACGGAGCCGGGGCTGGCGCCGGCGGTGGAGTGCGACCCGAGTCTGCGGACGTACACGTACAGCGGCCGCGATCGCCGACCCGTCGGAATCGTCGGGGACGGTACGTTCGTCACCGCGGTCCTGCATGTCGAGGCCGCTGCCGCCGCGCTGCGGGCCGAGCGGAACAAACAGCCGTTGCCGCTCTCCTTGGTGCACGACGCCCTGGAGGTGGACGGTATCCGGCTGGAGTCGGCGCAGGTCGTGCTCCACACCCAGCCCGCGCCCGCGATCCATCTGCCCCGGCAGTCCGTGGCGGTCGCCAACTACGCGCCCCTGCAGGAGCAGACGGGTGCGCCGGCCGTACGCATCACATGGATCGCGTTGAAGCTCGATCCGGAACTGTGCGCGGAAGCGGTGGCCGCGCGCGGGGGCGGCTTGGTCGGAGCGCAGAGGTGCGTCGTGCGGGCCGCCGATCATCTCGCGAGCCGACTCACCGGATCCGGATTCCGGGCGACCCTCCTCGACGAGGAGCAGTTGATCTCCGCCATCGCCACGTCGGCCTGTGCCAACCCGCTGGTGACGGCGGAGGCCGGGCGGACGGATGCGCGGGAGCGGCGGACCGAGGAGTCGGGGCGGAACTGGCGCTGCGACAACCGCAGACACACCACGTACTGGATCCGTCGGTGGCCCGCCCTGGGCGGGGAGAGGGCGCCGTCGCTGCCGCAGCTCGTCGCTCTGGTCACAGCCGTCCCCACTCTCGCCACCACCTTCAGCCTCACGCTCAGACAGGGGGAGCGGAAGGAGGTGTCCGCCTGCGGGCACCTGCGGGTCACCGGGCGCGGCGACGACGAACTCGTCGCCGCCCGGCGCGCGGTGCAGGCCGCGGCCCGGCACACGGGCATGGGGCTCTCCCGACTCGACCGGGAACAGGTGCCCGGCATGCTCGCCACTCTGCCCCTCGGAGGTGCCCGATGA
- a CDS encoding SCO5717 family growth-regulating ATPase — protein sequence MRVLDHTRRNTVSSDRDGIRGGWATPGDDQPDAESAAEVTGEFTIDYAPPAWYTQNASGSSSSGQGTGASEESSPSGAAGGPGGSGVPGGSGTPGGSGMPKGPVPPLPGLTPPPHANPSGGASAFPAHNPAQGPAAASHPAPAPGAPFTPPAPPPAPGAPFTPPAPAPGAPFTPPAAGGAAGVPRLPMGSGFEPQVSQPAQSEAPQAGPASPTAVPNIPVGGYQAQWTPSAPPETAPAAPGPAPAPGAAPATPPAASGTPEVPAAAAGAADTSAGDLESGATMRFSAVALKREIEERAAAEAVSTPDAAGTPDAEDEGDTEADDAADEAGSAVRTDDTEDHGPDDSDAEADDASDGVSEYALDADAFADVPSAEEAGPEQTRPEGEDAAPVVAEPHPVAADAGESEDTGVQDEAPADDARAEEPEVPVDTDAEAQDTAPEDALSDADEPQDAPSQAHEPEDVRPEPEPEDALPADAEYPREDAVAAPEEPSDAPPADLVSPDSEPEDAVPAAPAPEAPAPQSTPSDSVPPLPQGVPPLPPSYQPAAPAPAHQWPVQPVQPEQQPQPEARPADAHVPAQGQPPVPPQPSVPAQQPPFQPQAPQPAPAAWNQQPAPMPPNQPPVQPVPQPGGYGFPHPGAQPPAAPNAQGGYGFPHPGAPTPAAQQPPAQQPDGPPAPPAQGGYGFPQQGAPAPAPQQPPAEQPVTPPAPAQAPAQTPAPAPAPAQQDGYGFPQPGAPAPQAGYGFPHPGAPADAQGGYGFPQPPGPQPHPGVPPQAQPQPEAQPPHAGQPQPQPGQPGQQGHPGQPQQPVDPRTGAAWPQPIQHDQRQPTNPGAAPLGYTAAVELSSDRLLNSKKQKAKSSRPAAGGGRFKIGGKKEEAERQRKLDLIRTPVLSCYRIAVISLKGGVGKTTTTTALGSTLATERQDKILAIDANPDAGTLGRRVRRETGATIRDLVQAIPYLNSYMDIRRFTSQASSGLEIIANDVDPAVSTTFNDEDYRRAIDVLGKQYPVILTDSGTGLLYSAMRGVLDLADQLIIISTPSVDGASSASTTLDWLSAHGYADLVSRSITVISGVRETGKMIKVEDIVSHFETRCRGVVVVPFDEHLSAGAEVDLDMMRPKVREAYFNLAAMVAEDFVRHQQSHGLWTSDGNPPPVAAPPMPGQAMPGQPYAQPGQPVYPGQQQPDPGRPGPYPQQPQQPQPQPQPGQPYAQPGQPYPQPGQPYAQPPAQPGQPYPQAAAQPPYPQPGQPGQPAQPGQHPGHPAAHPGQPYPQPGQPPAAPPQPGYGYPQPGQPGHPAQPDGQTPPPPPPTQ from the coding sequence ATGAGGGTGCTCGACCACACCAGGAGGAACACTGTGAGCAGCGATCGGGACGGGATCCGCGGGGGCTGGGCGACACCCGGCGATGACCAGCCCGACGCGGAGTCCGCAGCAGAGGTGACGGGCGAGTTCACCATCGACTACGCGCCGCCCGCCTGGTACACGCAGAACGCCTCGGGGAGCTCGTCCTCGGGACAGGGGACGGGGGCGTCCGAGGAGTCCAGTCCCTCGGGGGCAGCCGGAGGGCCCGGAGGTTCCGGGGTGCCCGGGGGTTCCGGGACGCCCGGCGGATCCGGGATGCCGAAGGGGCCCGTGCCGCCGCTGCCCGGGCTGACTCCGCCGCCGCATGCCAACCCTTCCGGTGGGGCCTCGGCCTTCCCGGCGCACAATCCCGCTCAGGGACCGGCCGCGGCGTCGCATCCGGCTCCCGCTCCCGGTGCGCCCTTCACGCCGCCCGCGCCGCCGCCCGCTCCGGGTGCTCCGTTCACGCCTCCGGCGCCCGCTCCGGGTGCGCCCTTCACTCCCCCGGCCGCCGGCGGGGCGGCCGGTGTGCCCAGGTTGCCGATGGGGAGCGGTTTCGAGCCGCAGGTGTCACAGCCGGCGCAGTCCGAGGCGCCGCAGGCGGGCCCGGCCTCTCCCACGGCTGTGCCGAACATTCCCGTGGGTGGGTATCAGGCGCAGTGGACGCCGTCGGCTCCGCCGGAGACGGCCCCGGCCGCTCCTGGTCCCGCGCCTGCTCCGGGGGCGGCTCCGGCCACTCCTCCCGCCGCGTCCGGTACGCCCGAGGTTCCGGCTGCGGCTGCCGGTGCGGCGGACACGTCGGCCGGTGATCTGGAGAGCGGCGCCACCATGCGCTTCTCCGCCGTCGCCCTGAAGCGGGAGATCGAGGAGCGGGCGGCCGCGGAGGCGGTTTCCACGCCCGACGCAGCCGGTACCCCCGACGCCGAGGACGAGGGTGACACCGAGGCGGACGACGCCGCCGACGAGGCCGGCAGCGCTGTCCGTACGGATGACACGGAGGACCACGGCCCCGACGACTCCGACGCGGAGGCCGACGACGCCTCCGACGGAGTCTCGGAGTACGCGCTGGACGCGGACGCCTTCGCGGACGTGCCGTCGGCCGAGGAGGCCGGGCCGGAGCAGACGCGGCCGGAGGGCGAGGACGCGGCGCCCGTGGTTGCCGAGCCGCATCCCGTAGCAGCCGACGCCGGTGAGTCCGAGGACACGGGCGTCCAGGACGAGGCACCCGCCGACGACGCCCGTGCGGAAGAACCCGAAGTACCCGTCGACACGGACGCCGAGGCGCAGGACACCGCGCCCGAGGACGCCCTGTCCGACGCCGACGAGCCCCAGGACGCCCCGTCGCAGGCCCACGAGCCCGAGGACGTCAGGCCCGAGCCCGAGCCCGAGGATGCCTTGCCGGCCGACGCCGAGTACCCGCGTGAGGACGCTGTGGCTGCTCCTGAGGAGCCCTCCGACGCACCCCCCGCCGACCTCGTGTCCCCGGACAGCGAGCCGGAGGACGCGGTACCGGCCGCCCCGGCCCCCGAAGCCCCGGCGCCGCAGAGCACGCCGTCCGACTCGGTTCCCCCGCTCCCGCAAGGTGTGCCGCCGCTGCCGCCCTCGTACCAGCCGGCGGCCCCGGCGCCCGCGCACCAGTGGCCCGTACAGCCCGTACAGCCCGAGCAGCAGCCCCAGCCTGAGGCTCGGCCCGCCGATGCGCATGTGCCCGCGCAGGGTCAGCCGCCGGTGCCGCCGCAGCCCTCGGTTCCGGCGCAGCAGCCGCCGTTCCAGCCCCAGGCGCCGCAGCCCGCGCCTGCCGCGTGGAACCAGCAGCCCGCACCGATGCCTCCGAACCAGCCGCCCGTCCAGCCCGTACCGCAGCCCGGCGGCTACGGCTTCCCGCACCCCGGAGCACAGCCCCCGGCCGCGCCGAACGCCCAGGGCGGCTACGGCTTCCCCCACCCCGGTGCCCCGACCCCGGCAGCCCAGCAGCCCCCGGCCCAGCAGCCGGACGGCCCGCCCGCGCCCCCCGCGCAGGGCGGCTACGGCTTCCCGCAGCAGGGCGCGCCCGCCCCGGCACCCCAGCAGCCCCCGGCCGAGCAGCCGGTCACGCCGCCCGCCCCGGCCCAGGCCCCGGCCCAGACCCCGGCCCCGGCCCCGGCCCCGGCCCAGCAAGACGGTTATGGCTTCCCCCAGCCGGGCGCCCCCGCCCCGCAGGCCGGCTACGGCTTCCCCCACCCGGGCGCCCCTGCCGACGCCCAGGGCGGCTACGGCTTCCCCCAGCCGCCCGGTCCGCAGCCCCACCCCGGCGTACCTCCGCAGGCCCAGCCGCAGCCCGAGGCTCAGCCCCCGCACGCCGGGCAGCCCCAGCCGCAGCCGGGGCAGCCCGGGCAGCAGGGTCACCCCGGGCAGCCCCAGCAGCCCGTCGACCCCCGTACCGGTGCCGCCTGGCCGCAGCCCATACAGCACGACCAGCGGCAGCCGACCAACCCCGGGGCCGCGCCGCTCGGTTACACCGCGGCCGTGGAGCTGTCGTCCGACCGGCTGCTCAACAGCAAGAAGCAGAAGGCGAAGAGCAGCCGTCCGGCGGCCGGTGGCGGGCGGTTCAAGATCGGCGGCAAGAAGGAGGAGGCCGAGCGGCAGCGCAAGCTCGACCTGATCCGCACGCCCGTGCTGTCCTGCTACCGGATCGCCGTGATCAGCCTCAAGGGCGGTGTCGGCAAGACGACCACGACCACCGCGCTGGGCTCGACACTCGCCACCGAGCGGCAGGACAAGATCCTCGCGATCGACGCCAACCCGGACGCGGGCACGCTCGGGCGCCGGGTGCGGCGGGAGACCGGGGCGACCATCCGTGACCTCGTCCAGGCGATCCCGTACCTCAACTCGTACATGGACATCCGGCGGTTCACCTCCCAGGCCTCCTCGGGTCTGGAGATCATCGCCAACGACGTCGACCCGGCGGTGTCCACGACCTTCAACGACGAGGACTACCGGCGCGCGATCGACGTGCTGGGCAAGCAGTACCCGGTGATCCTCACCGACTCCGGCACCGGTCTGCTGTACAGCGCCATGCGCGGTGTGCTGGACCTCGCAGACCAGCTCATCATCATCTCGACGCCGTCCGTGGACGGGGCGAGCAGCGCGAGCACGACGCTGGACTGGCTGTCCGCGCACGGGTACGCCGACCTCGTCTCGCGGTCCATCACCGTCATCTCCGGCGTCCGCGAGACCGGCAAGATGATCAAGGTCGAGGACATCGTGTCGCACTTCGAGACGCGCTGCCGCGGTGTCGTCGTCGTGCCGTTCGACGAGCATCTCTCCGCCGGTGCCGAGGTCGACCTCGACATGATGCGGCCAAAGGTGCGGGAGGCGTACTTCAACCTCGCGGCCATGGTCGCGGAGGACTTCGTCCGCCATCAGCAGTCGCACGGCCTGTGGACCTCGGACGGCAACCCGCCGCCGGTCGCCGCCCCGCCGATGCCCGGCCAGGCCATGCCGGGTCAGCCCTACGCCCAGCCGGGACAGCCTGTCTACCCCGGTCAGCAGCAGCCGGATCCCGGCCGACCGGGCCCGTACCCGCAGCAGCCCCAGCAGCCGCAGCCGCAGCCGCAGCCGGGCCAGCCGTACGCCCAGCCCGGTCAGCCGTACCCGCAGCCCGGCCAGCCGTATGCCCAGCCCCCGGCCCAGCCCGGCCAGCCGTACCCGCAGGCCGCGGCGCAGCCGCCCTACCCGCAGCCCGGGCAGCCGGGACAGCCGGCGCAGCCCGGTCAGCACCCCGGGCACCCGGCGGCCCACCCCGGCCAGCCCTACCCACAGCCCGGGCAGCCCCCGGCCGCTCCCCCACAGCCCGGCTACGGCTACCCCCAGCCCGGTCAGCCCGGTCACCCGGCGCAGCCCGACGGGCAGACCCCGCCGCCCCCGCCTCCGACGCAGTAA
- a CDS encoding ABC transporter permease — protein MTADATPALVEDKQQTAPGPRVRKSSAYPRYLAGKVAGAAVSLLAVLVTSFFLFRLIPGDPVKTMTGGRQVSAEQLAAYREEFGLDLPLWRQFTDYCGKALTGDFGTSYQFRSPVVDKITEALPNTLLLTGTAFVLYTALGILLGTRSAWRHGRLGDRVNTGLALTLYSIPSFWLGLLLIIVLSVGIGPLPGMFPTGGMESGGEEGFAYVLDVAHHLVLPVVTLVAVEYGQTLLVTRSALLDEMGSDYLTTARAKGLRDDLVRRRHAVPNALLPTVTLIFINLGRTVAGVILVETVFSWPGLGGLFYQALSVPDLPLVQGLFFVFAAAVILMNTLADLVYPLLDPRVAR, from the coding sequence ATGACCGCTGACGCGACCCCCGCGCTGGTCGAGGACAAGCAGCAGACGGCCCCCGGGCCGCGGGTACGCAAGAGCTCCGCGTACCCGCGGTATCTGGCGGGCAAGGTGGCCGGTGCCGCCGTCTCGCTGCTGGCCGTCCTCGTGACCAGCTTCTTCCTCTTCCGGCTGATCCCCGGCGACCCGGTGAAGACCATGACGGGCGGCCGTCAGGTGTCGGCGGAGCAGCTGGCCGCCTATCGCGAGGAGTTCGGGCTCGACCTGCCGCTGTGGCGGCAGTTCACGGACTACTGCGGCAAGGCGCTCACGGGCGACTTCGGGACGTCGTACCAGTTCCGGTCGCCCGTCGTCGACAAGATCACCGAGGCGCTGCCGAACACCCTGCTGCTCACCGGGACCGCCTTCGTCCTCTACACGGCGCTGGGCATCCTCCTCGGCACCCGGTCGGCATGGCGGCACGGCAGGCTGGGCGACCGTGTCAACACGGGCCTCGCGCTGACGCTGTACTCCATCCCGTCGTTCTGGCTGGGGCTGCTGCTGATCATCGTGCTGTCGGTGGGGATCGGGCCGCTGCCCGGCATGTTCCCGACCGGCGGCATGGAGTCGGGCGGCGAGGAGGGCTTCGCGTACGTCCTGGACGTGGCGCACCATCTGGTGCTGCCGGTGGTGACGCTGGTGGCCGTGGAGTACGGGCAGACGCTGCTGGTCACGCGGTCGGCGCTGCTGGACGAGATGGGCAGCGACTATCTGACGACCGCGCGGGCCAAGGGGCTGCGCGACGACCTCGTGCGCCGTCGGCACGCGGTGCCGAACGCGCTGCTGCCGACCGTGACACTGATCTTCATCAACCTCGGGCGGACGGTGGCGGGCGTGATCCTCGTGGAGACGGTGTTCTCCTGGCCCGGCCTCGGCGGGCTGTTCTACCAGGCGCTGAGCGTGCCCGATCTGCCGCTGGTGCAGGGGCTGTTCTTCGTGTTCGCC